CCCGTGTTGAAGTAGCACGGCCTCCGCCCCCGGAGCGCCGCCGCGTGGGCCGGGCTGGACCAGAACCCCGGGGAGAAGTAGGCGGTGAAGTTGGCGTGGCAGTACTCGGGGGCCCCGAGGACGCGGTCGCGGAGGTCGATGGACCAGAGCTTGGCGACGTCGTCCACGACGATGAGGTCGGAGTCGAAGTAGATGATGCGGCGGACGGAGGTGGGGAGGAGGTCCGCGAGGTACATCCGGGCGTAGTTGAGGGGCTGGTCCAGGGCGCGGCGGATGGAGTAGGTGATCTTGCCGCGGACGAGGTCGGCGTTGAAGTGGTAGAGGCGGAAGGTGAGGTAGGGAAGGTGGAGGCGACGGTGCGGCGGAGGtcggggcggcggcgggaggcggcgacgAAGTGGAAGACGATGTTCTCGGGGCAGGAGGCGTGCTGGAGGACGGAGAAGACGCCGGCGACGGAGCCCCGGAGGTAGGTGGTGTCGAGGGTCATCGCGATGTGGATGGTGTCGTCGTCGGCGCCGCCCTGCCGGGGGTGATCCGGCCACGCCGTCGCGGGGCAGTCTCTGCCGTTACGGAAGGCGGGGGCTTCACGGAACTGCGGGAGGTCGGCGACGACGGCggagatgaggaggaggagagacgAGAAGAGAATGGGGAGGAAATGGAGGTGAaggggaggcggcggaggcggaggcggaggcggaggcatggcggcggcggtggtgg
The nucleotide sequence above comes from Eucalyptus grandis isolate ANBG69807.140 chromosome 2, ASM1654582v1, whole genome shotgun sequence. Encoded proteins:
- the LOC104433306 gene encoding LOW QUALITY PROTEIN: probable galacturonosyltransferase-like 3 (The sequence of the model RefSeq protein was modified relative to this genomic sequence to represent the inferred CDS: inserted 1 base in 1 codon), which produces MPPPPPPPPPPPLHLHFLPILFSSLLLLISAVVADLPQFREAPAFRNGRDCPATAWPDHPRQGGADDDTIHIAMTLDTTYLRGSVAGVFSVLQHASCPENIVFHFVAASRRRPDLRRTVASTXPYLTFRLYHFNADLVRGKITYSIRRALDQPLNYARMYLADLLPTSVRRIIYFDSDLIVVDDVAKLWSIDLRDRVLGAPEYCHANFTAYFSPGFWSSPAHAAALRGRRPCYFNTGVMVIDLWRWREGRYTERLEGWMKIQKRERIYELGSLPPFLLVFAGEVEGVEHRWNQHGLGGDNVRGQCRNLHPGPVSLLHWSGKGKPWLRLDSRRPCPLDSLWAPYDLLRHPSLFCDS